The following coding sequences lie in one Deinococcus sp. JMULE3 genomic window:
- a CDS encoding PD-(D/E)XK nuclease family protein, whose protein sequence is MTRTLLQHPFPSVLLRAVSARFSPDMALIVPNVQAGRDVRGALRNAGAARTLTQVARDALHQAGWQPLRPGAREAFYREALGDLSLEYLGSIAARPGTLARLSGLIGELLRANLEPGAVRAAAGSARERDVAGAFGAVVTRCQELRVYDVAGAEYFAARLDRLPARRSVVHGFAYFDAAQLALMDRLLGPGSLLTLPASEAPGAGRRTQESAAALCALGFTRTDVDGQAGTTGDQVVAGYLQRGAASGGLRREEHGDVDAEVRSCLRQVRAWLDTGSRPERLAVIVRHEATYLGTLADVAREYDLPLVSGAQQPLLSTPLGGVVQAWVDAHAREWRYGAARRLFTHPLVSPGFDALRRARALQPHCPAGVAAWAPELAWLEVPAETTWRAGLQVLERLVVDLGIAARCRQDAALNVALGLLMDRLDSEARRDAPCHREELLGLVAHVLRSTTVPVLLGRSGVRVANPLAALGRTFDHVWVLGLADSIFPRPAGDHPLIDSVVRARWHSAGVTVPDASSLASVEEALFLGAVGGAGLEVVLSRPLRGVDGRALRPSPFWLRFGDSGVGAAPLPLGSDEERALLLALDGQVPAALEGRVAVEVDRDAGRPGPHAGQLERSLPVAARRWSPSQLHAAGACRFQWFAGRLLHLEEPLDPDRVEDRRVTGLLLHAALDGALQGEGAAGDAEGRAARAHAALDRKVTELRRSGALRPGPLWPVQVEELRRTVTRAVRSPAFVPPGWTPVALEERRDFTLTAGEHTYALTGILDRVDRTPDGLTVTDYKTGTYVSQVVHSGKLNLEIQLPLYMAALSAVNGRYFSIERAEVIGRAGPAAEGGRRTYTWAQHQQDVTAFLTDLGGHLAAGNVAPGPDQARQACTYCTFLPVCRHRSARHEEGQA, encoded by the coding sequence GTGACCCGCACGCTGCTGCAACACCCGTTTCCCAGTGTCCTGCTCCGGGCCGTCTCGGCGCGCTTCTCACCGGACATGGCGCTGATCGTGCCGAACGTGCAGGCGGGCCGGGACGTCCGGGGCGCGCTGAGAAACGCGGGCGCGGCGCGGACCCTGACGCAGGTCGCGCGGGACGCGCTGCACCAGGCCGGCTGGCAGCCCCTGCGGCCCGGCGCGCGGGAGGCGTTCTACCGGGAGGCGCTCGGCGACCTGTCGCTTGAGTACCTGGGGTCCATCGCGGCCCGGCCGGGTACCCTGGCGCGGCTCTCTGGGCTGATCGGGGAGTTGCTGCGCGCGAACCTCGAGCCGGGCGCGGTGCGGGCGGCAGCGGGCAGCGCGCGGGAGCGGGACGTGGCGGGCGCGTTCGGGGCGGTGGTGACGCGCTGCCAGGAGCTGCGGGTGTACGACGTGGCAGGCGCGGAGTACTTCGCCGCGCGCCTGGACCGGCTGCCCGCGCGGCGGTCGGTGGTGCACGGCTTCGCGTACTTCGACGCGGCGCAGCTGGCCCTGATGGACCGGCTGCTGGGACCGGGTTCGCTGCTGACCCTCCCGGCCAGCGAGGCGCCTGGTGCGGGGCGCCGCACGCAGGAGTCCGCTGCGGCGCTGTGCGCGCTGGGCTTCACGCGCACGGACGTGGATGGACAGGCTGGGACCACCGGTGATCAGGTCGTGGCCGGGTACCTGCAGCGGGGCGCGGCGTCCGGCGGGCTGCGCCGGGAGGAACACGGGGACGTCGACGCGGAGGTCCGCTCGTGTCTGCGGCAGGTGCGGGCGTGGCTGGACACAGGTTCCCGGCCGGAGCGGCTGGCGGTGATCGTCCGTCACGAGGCCACGTATCTGGGCACGCTGGCGGACGTGGCGCGTGAGTATGACCTGCCGCTGGTGAGCGGCGCGCAGCAGCCGCTGCTGAGCACGCCGCTGGGCGGCGTGGTGCAGGCCTGGGTGGACGCGCACGCCCGTGAGTGGCGCTACGGGGCGGCGCGGCGGCTGTTCACGCACCCGCTGGTGAGTCCGGGTTTCGACGCGCTGAGGCGGGCGCGGGCGCTGCAACCGCACTGCCCGGCCGGTGTGGCGGCCTGGGCGCCGGAACTGGCGTGGCTGGAGGTCCCGGCCGAGACGACCTGGCGGGCCGGACTGCAGGTGCTCGAGCGGCTGGTGGTCGACCTGGGGATCGCTGCGCGCTGCAGGCAGGACGCCGCGCTGAACGTGGCGCTGGGCCTGCTCATGGACCGCCTGGACAGCGAGGCGCGGCGGGACGCGCCGTGCCACCGGGAGGAGCTGCTGGGCCTGGTGGCGCACGTGCTGCGGTCCACGACCGTGCCCGTCCTGCTGGGCCGCAGTGGCGTGCGGGTCGCCAACCCGCTGGCCGCGCTGGGTCGGACGTTCGATCACGTCTGGGTGCTGGGGCTGGCCGACTCGATCTTTCCGCGGCCCGCGGGTGATCACCCGCTGATCGACAGCGTGGTGCGGGCGCGGTGGCACTCGGCTGGCGTGACCGTGCCGGACGCGTCGAGTCTGGCGAGTGTGGAGGAGGCGCTGTTCCTGGGCGCGGTGGGCGGCGCGGGGCTGGAGGTGGTGCTGAGCCGTCCGCTGCGGGGCGTGGACGGCCGGGCGCTGCGGCCGAGTCCGTTCTGGCTGCGCTTCGGTGATTCGGGCGTGGGCGCGGCGCCGTTGCCGCTCGGGTCGGATGAGGAGCGGGCGCTGCTGCTGGCCCTGGACGGGCAGGTCCCGGCGGCGCTGGAGGGCCGGGTGGCGGTGGAGGTGGACCGGGACGCGGGCCGCCCCGGTCCGCACGCCGGGCAGCTGGAGCGCAGCCTGCCGGTCGCGGCGCGCCGCTGGAGTCCGTCGCAGCTGCACGCGGCCGGGGCGTGCCGCTTCCAGTGGTTCGCGGGGCGGCTGCTGCATCTGGAGGAGCCGCTCGATCCGGACCGGGTGGAGGACCGCCGGGTGACGGGGCTGCTGCTGCACGCGGCGCTGGACGGCGCGCTGCAGGGTGAGGGGGCGGCGGGCGACGCGGAGGGACGCGCGGCGCGCGCGCACGCCGCGCTGGACCGCAAGGTCACGGAGTTGCGGCGCAGCGGCGCCCTGCGTCCCGGTCCGCTGTGGCCGGTGCAGGTCGAGGAGCTGCGCCGCACCGTGACGCGGGCGGTGCGCAGCCCGGCGTTCGTGCCGCCCGGTTGGACGCCCGTGGCCCTCGAGGAGCGGCGGGACTTCACCCTCACCGCGGGTGAGCACACCTATGCACTGACGGGCATCCTCGACCGGGTGGACCGGACGCCGGACGGCCTGACCGTCACGGATTACAAGACCGGCACGTACGTCAGTCAGGTGGTGCACAGCGGGAAGCTGAACCTGGAGATCCAGTTGCCGCTGTACATGGCGGCGCTGTCGGCGGTGAACGGCCGGTACTTCAGCATCGAGCGGGCCGAGGTGATCGGCAGGGCGGGCCCGGCGGCCGAGGGTGGGAGGAGGACGTACACCTGGGCGCAGCACCAGCAGGACGTCACGGCGTTCCTCACGGACCTCGGGGGTCACCTCGCGGCGGGGAACGTCGCGCCGGGTCCGGATCAGGCGCGGCAGGCCTGCACGTACTGCACGTTCCTGCCGGTCTGCAGGCACCGGAGCGCCCGGCATGAGGAGGGTCAGGCATGA
- a CDS encoding DEAD/DEAH box helicase translates to MTTITLTTPDTPAPAHWHDTHVLALPQREARTVPLHTLPSGAAVQRYLRLTHPGGIYTHQADAAASAARFEDFAVTTGTASGKTLCFHLAALEALSTLPETKVIVLYPQKALGAEQEGRWRETLQAAGIDARVGRIDGSVPVSMRAQILDTCRVVILTPDVMHAWLLGNLAVRAVRDFIRATRLMIIDEVHTFTGVFGSNAAFLFRRFEHALKTMTRKRLQYVCASATIQDAATHLTQLTGRPFTLIGPDRDGSPRHPVHLHFLRPTDPARDLLSSAAALLADLGANGERFICFSDSRKQTENLASILARRGDSREEAEDTSADHPLDHSPLAGLRVLPYRSGYEARDRAEIQARLASGDMDGIVATSALELGMDIPHLDAVVLLGVPTSSTSFYQRIGRVGRRRAGRVLILDTGSASDALLFANPGQVLTRPLADGALYLENQNIQCIHAACLARAGGEHDAVMTALGRDTDADLQTPVAWPEGFLDLIERERTGTLPASLHALRAQGGDRPNLAFPLRDVETSYRVEVRQGNSPQDLGTLSYGQVMREAYPGAVYLHATRAYRVTRINPLSRTVHVRPEKHFSTRPSCLPTLAFPNLDAGSVHQAARHALLHAVDCDLMISENVTGFEERRGPNTFQTIYPLDAHQTGISYQQARFSRNMYTTGIVLHHPDLQGDAPRGQLAELILDAFRLTVPFESRDIGVTTDKLRVERPGLPKGDQVIVIYDQTYGSLRLSSRLLGDGILARVLQTAVTLAEHDLTAGPVDGNLHLVRGTLQRLAHDAAQPAQTPAWAAATPPPTDGERVRVLMEGTKGICLLHDHREMQITQVYYSPRAGLQYKGRLSTDNAWDTHLTVVPVGGVQAIPGVSALGWYDLDLGEVVEGETVPGQTVP, encoded by the coding sequence ATGACCACCATCACCCTGACCACCCCCGACACCCCCGCGCCCGCCCACTGGCACGACACCCACGTGCTCGCCCTGCCACAGCGCGAGGCCCGCACCGTGCCCCTGCACACCCTGCCCAGCGGCGCCGCCGTCCAGCGGTACCTGCGCCTCACCCACCCCGGCGGCATCTACACCCACCAGGCCGACGCGGCCGCCAGCGCCGCCCGCTTCGAGGATTTCGCCGTGACGACCGGCACCGCCAGCGGGAAAACCCTGTGCTTCCACCTCGCGGCCCTCGAAGCGCTGAGTACCCTCCCCGAGACCAAAGTGATCGTGCTGTACCCGCAAAAAGCCCTCGGCGCTGAGCAGGAGGGACGCTGGAGAGAGACCCTGCAGGCCGCCGGCATCGACGCCCGCGTCGGCCGCATCGACGGGAGCGTCCCCGTGAGCATGCGCGCCCAGATCCTCGACACCTGCCGCGTGGTGATCCTCACGCCGGACGTCATGCACGCCTGGCTGCTCGGTAACCTCGCCGTCAGGGCCGTGCGTGACTTCATCCGCGCGACCCGTCTGATGATCATCGACGAGGTGCACACCTTCACCGGCGTGTTCGGCAGCAACGCCGCGTTCCTCTTCCGCCGCTTCGAGCACGCCCTGAAGACCATGACCCGCAAGCGGCTGCAGTACGTCTGCGCGTCCGCCACCATCCAGGACGCCGCCACGCACCTCACCCAGCTCACGGGGCGGCCCTTCACCCTGATCGGCCCGGACCGCGACGGCTCGCCCCGCCACCCGGTGCACCTGCACTTCCTGCGCCCCACCGACCCGGCCCGCGACCTGCTGAGCAGCGCCGCCGCGCTGCTCGCGGATCTCGGCGCGAATGGCGAGCGCTTCATCTGCTTCAGCGACTCCCGCAAGCAGACCGAGAATCTCGCCAGCATCCTGGCCCGCAGGGGGGACAGCAGGGAAGAGGCCGAGGACACCAGCGCCGACCATCCACTCGACCACTCCCCCCTGGCCGGCCTGCGGGTCCTGCCGTACCGCAGCGGCTACGAGGCCCGCGACCGCGCCGAGATCCAGGCCCGCCTCGCCAGCGGGGACATGGACGGCATCGTCGCCACCAGCGCCCTCGAACTCGGCATGGACATCCCGCACCTCGACGCGGTCGTGCTGCTCGGCGTGCCTACCTCCAGCACCTCCTTCTACCAGCGGATCGGCCGGGTCGGGCGGCGCCGCGCCGGGCGCGTCCTGATCCTCGACACGGGCTCCGCCAGCGACGCGCTGCTCTTCGCGAACCCTGGGCAGGTGCTCACCCGGCCGCTGGCCGACGGGGCGCTGTACCTCGAAAACCAGAACATCCAGTGCATTCACGCGGCGTGCCTCGCGCGGGCCGGTGGGGAACACGACGCCGTGATGACCGCCCTGGGCCGTGACACCGACGCCGACCTGCAGACACCCGTCGCGTGGCCCGAGGGCTTCCTCGACCTGATCGAGCGGGAACGCACCGGCACGCTCCCGGCGTCCCTACACGCCCTGCGCGCCCAGGGCGGCGACCGGCCCAACCTGGCCTTCCCGCTGCGGGACGTGGAAACGAGCTACAGGGTCGAGGTGCGCCAGGGCAACAGTCCGCAGGACCTCGGCACGCTCTCCTACGGACAGGTCATGCGCGAGGCGTACCCGGGCGCGGTGTATCTGCACGCCACCCGCGCGTACCGCGTGACCCGCATCAACCCCCTGTCCCGCACCGTGCACGTCCGCCCGGAGAAGCACTTCTCCACCCGCCCCAGCTGCCTGCCCACCCTGGCCTTCCCGAACCTCGACGCCGGGAGCGTCCACCAGGCCGCGCGGCACGCCCTGCTTCACGCCGTGGACTGCGACCTGATGATCTCCGAGAACGTCACCGGCTTCGAGGAGCGGCGCGGCCCGAACACCTTCCAGACCATCTACCCCCTCGACGCGCACCAGACCGGCATCTCCTACCAGCAGGCGCGCTTCTCCCGGAACATGTACACGACCGGCATCGTCCTCCACCACCCGGACCTGCAGGGCGACGCGCCCCGCGGGCAGCTCGCGGAGCTGATCCTCGACGCGTTCCGCCTGACCGTCCCCTTCGAAAGCCGCGACATCGGCGTCACGACGGACAAACTTCGCGTGGAGCGGCCCGGCCTGCCCAAGGGCGACCAGGTGATCGTCATCTACGACCAGACGTACGGCAGCCTGCGCCTGTCGAGCCGCCTGCTCGGTGACGGCATTCTCGCGCGCGTCCTGCAGACCGCCGTCACCCTGGCCGAACACGACCTGACCGCCGGTCCAGTGGACGGGAACCTCCATCTGGTGCGCGGCACGCTACAGCGCCTCGCGCACGACGCCGCCCAGCCCGCCCAGACGCCCGCCTGGGCCGCCGCGACGCCGCCTCCCACCGACGGCGAACGGGTACGCGTTCTGATGGAAGGCACCAAGGGCATCTGCCTGCTGCACGACCACCGCGAGATGCAGATCACGCAGGTGTACTACAGCCCCCGCGCCGGACTGCAGTACAAGGGCCGCCTGAGCACCGACAACGCCTGGGACACCCACCTCACCGTCGTGCCCGTCGGCGGCGTTCAGGCCATCCCCGGCGTCAGCGCGCTCGGCTGGTACGACCTCGACCTGGGGGAGGTTGTGGAGGGAGAAACCGTGCCAGGTCAGACCGTGCCGTAG
- a CDS encoding WYL domain-containing protein: protein MTPATKTERMLATLDLLGHAECSARDLTSRLGLPANKLRSVQRDLETLCLDGKVERLDNGRYRRPARATTLNAVEALAVYSAARMLYHHAADYNQHYLSALEKLTAQLPTTARRVAAQANEAYQQRKDTSDTTASRTFELVARAWLEGRVLRFKYHSLTRESQVELVIYFIELNPQNRQAYAIGVNRLKGGDRPFVFRLARMRDVTLLDDAAPIPEAFHPMEYLAGAWGIMTGDPVRVELFFSPAVRDRVREVPLGPTADCQPLASGHTRVCLTVGGWKELVPWILGWGGEVEVLSPPELRAHIADAHGRGRALYG from the coding sequence GTGACCCCCGCCACGAAGACCGAGCGGATGCTCGCCACGCTGGACCTCCTCGGGCACGCCGAGTGCAGCGCCCGCGACCTCACCAGCCGCCTGGGCCTCCCGGCGAACAAGCTGCGCAGCGTGCAGCGTGACCTTGAAACCCTGTGCCTGGACGGCAAGGTCGAGCGGCTCGACAACGGCAGGTACCGCCGCCCCGCCCGGGCGACCACCCTCAACGCGGTCGAGGCGCTCGCGGTGTACTCCGCCGCGCGGATGCTCTACCACCACGCCGCCGACTACAACCAGCACTACCTCAGCGCCCTGGAGAAACTCACCGCGCAGCTGCCCACCACCGCCCGCCGGGTGGCCGCCCAGGCGAACGAGGCGTACCAGCAGCGCAAGGACACGAGCGACACCACGGCCAGCCGCACCTTCGAACTCGTCGCCCGCGCCTGGCTGGAGGGCCGGGTCCTACGGTTCAAGTATCACTCCCTGACCAGGGAATCACAGGTCGAGCTCGTCATCTACTTCATCGAGCTCAACCCCCAGAACCGTCAGGCGTACGCCATCGGCGTCAACCGCCTCAAGGGCGGCGACCGGCCCTTCGTGTTCCGGCTCGCCCGCATGCGTGACGTGACCCTGCTGGACGACGCGGCGCCCATTCCCGAAGCGTTCCACCCGATGGAGTACCTTGCCGGCGCGTGGGGCATCATGACCGGCGACCCGGTCCGCGTGGAACTGTTCTTCAGCCCAGCGGTCCGCGACCGGGTGCGCGAGGTGCCGCTCGGACCGACCGCGGACTGCCAGCCGCTTGCGAGCGGTCACACCCGCGTGTGCCTCACGGTGGGCGGCTGGAAGGAACTCGTGCCGTGGATTCTCGGCTGGGGCGGGGAGGTCGAGGTGCTCAGCCCGCCCGAACTGCGCGCCCACATCGCCGACGCCCACGGGCGGGGCCGCGCGCTGTACGGCTGA
- a CDS encoding UvrD-helicase domain-containing protein, with product MSGTFTKAQQRAITAPHSVAISAGAGSGKTRVLAERVVHLLDGGVTPGQIAAVTFTEAAAAELRERIATYVEGRAQADPARWAAAQAALPLMQVSTIHGLCGRVAREHPVESGAGLNFAVLDDTEAAGWLEEHLAPVLAELPVEVLLELPGRIRGDVIRALLDDPTSAAAALDVAAREATLEAGDRARRAWVAAQPEWDAACAALDAVRGVPAGDVLEDARQAALRAGPPLLGEGLRDLRVALAGVKGNVGRGWDAAEKKAVFAALKTLQGLAARDDLLGEATDASRAHDRAVLALRTIFTHVVTRFAQLKGEQEVATFADLEVCADRALAVPEVRAYYRARWSHLLIDEAQDTNPVQWRILRALADGVTLTVVGDEKQSIYAFRRADVGVFREARKAVLERGGEVIRMGTSFRTHGGLVTAVNAYFASLMRGPGPLRPTAATFEPLDAHRVAHPAGEDAPGVEVHALLGDGAGALRSAEADLIAGRIQALLLGGTPVYDRETRQTRPLRLSDIAVLFRARTNLGAYEEALSRAGLPYVVHGGRGLYDRPEVMDAVSLLRAVADPTADVHLAAVLRGPHVHLTDAQLLTIGEAHVSGECFWDAAQRSADPDVQGAVTLIRALREASVTLSASQLLAEADRRTGALLVHAALPDGPRRVANLRLFQGLLRQWAQEGLRDVVSAADHLAHLERLEAQAPEAVSPHPDAAQLMTIHGSKGLEFPVVIVADALRQGGGPAGAVRFDAQLGVALRLPRLEEDPPEWTALEAAQKERDTSESERVAYVAFTRAADLLILSVPGGTGPADLKRLEAFLGHLPDAGVARTYLSPADVPAPVPLTLQTSGGRPRLDVRSGPGVVLPGTLPVTSLGTFLSCPRAFAYRHVEGRAPLVTLWSARHDAEATNPEGRLAGRQIGDAVHRALEHGWTDTEMRAHLGYFAPPDLQTVTTLVQNFQGDVYAEVRGRPYQRERPIQVDVGGVTFEGIVDAFDPDGKLVLDYKTDRHVQPEHHLPQLALYAHHLGATRAALAYLRRDHLHVFEETDLQRGLSLVQDAVSRMKDTDFPPTPSAACRYCSFRGVCDAAQETP from the coding sequence ATGAGCGGGACATTCACGAAAGCCCAGCAGCGGGCCATCACGGCGCCGCATTCGGTCGCCATCTCGGCCGGGGCGGGCAGTGGGAAGACCCGCGTGCTGGCCGAGCGCGTGGTGCACCTGCTCGACGGGGGGGTCACGCCCGGGCAGATCGCGGCCGTGACGTTCACCGAGGCGGCCGCCGCGGAACTGCGCGAGCGGATCGCCACGTACGTGGAGGGCCGCGCGCAGGCCGACCCGGCCCGCTGGGCCGCGGCGCAGGCCGCGCTGCCGCTGATGCAGGTGAGCACCATTCACGGGCTGTGCGGCCGGGTGGCGCGCGAGCATCCGGTCGAGAGCGGGGCCGGCCTGAACTTCGCGGTGCTCGACGATACGGAGGCCGCCGGGTGGCTCGAGGAGCACCTCGCGCCGGTGCTGGCCGAACTGCCGGTGGAGGTGCTTCTCGAACTGCCCGGCCGCATCCGGGGGGACGTGATCCGCGCGCTGCTGGACGATCCCACCTCGGCCGCTGCCGCGCTGGACGTCGCGGCCCGCGAGGCGACCCTGGAGGCCGGGGACCGCGCCCGGCGCGCGTGGGTGGCCGCGCAGCCCGAATGGGACGCGGCCTGCGCGGCGCTCGACGCGGTGCGGGGCGTTCCGGCCGGGGACGTGCTGGAAGACGCCCGTCAGGCGGCGCTGCGGGCAGGGCCGCCCCTGCTGGGTGAGGGACTGCGGGACCTGCGCGTGGCCCTGGCGGGCGTGAAGGGCAACGTCGGCCGGGGCTGGGACGCGGCGGAGAAGAAGGCGGTCTTCGCGGCCCTGAAGACCCTGCAGGGGCTCGCGGCGCGCGATGACCTGCTCGGGGAGGCCACCGACGCCTCCCGCGCGCACGACCGTGCGGTGCTGGCCCTGCGGACGATCTTCACGCATGTGGTGACCCGCTTCGCGCAGCTCAAGGGGGAGCAGGAGGTCGCGACCTTCGCGGACCTGGAGGTCTGCGCGGACCGCGCGCTGGCCGTCCCGGAGGTGCGGGCGTACTACCGGGCGCGCTGGTCGCACCTGCTGATCGACGAGGCGCAGGACACCAACCCGGTGCAGTGGCGGATCCTGCGGGCCCTGGCGGACGGCGTGACGCTGACGGTCGTCGGGGACGAGAAGCAGAGCATCTACGCGTTTCGCCGCGCGGACGTCGGCGTGTTCCGCGAAGCGCGCAAGGCCGTGCTGGAGCGGGGCGGGGAGGTGATCCGCATGGGCACGTCCTTCCGCACGCACGGGGGACTGGTCACGGCCGTGAACGCGTACTTCGCGAGCCTGATGCGCGGCCCGGGCCCGTTGCGGCCCACCGCGGCGACCTTCGAACCCCTCGACGCGCACCGCGTGGCGCACCCGGCCGGGGAGGACGCGCCGGGCGTGGAGGTGCACGCCCTGCTCGGGGACGGCGCGGGGGCGCTGCGCAGCGCGGAGGCGGACCTGATCGCGGGCCGCATTCAGGCGCTGCTGCTCGGGGGCACGCCGGTCTACGACCGCGAGACGCGGCAGACGCGGCCGCTGCGGCTGTCCGATATCGCCGTGCTGTTCCGGGCGCGCACCAACCTCGGCGCGTACGAGGAGGCCCTGTCCCGCGCGGGGCTGCCGTACGTGGTGCACGGCGGGCGGGGCCTGTACGACCGGCCCGAGGTGATGGACGCCGTGAGCCTGCTGCGCGCCGTGGCCGACCCGACCGCCGACGTGCACCTCGCGGCGGTGCTGCGCGGCCCGCACGTGCACCTCACCGACGCGCAGCTCCTCACGATCGGGGAGGCTCACGTGAGCGGCGAGTGCTTCTGGGACGCCGCGCAGCGCAGCGCCGACCCGGACGTGCAGGGCGCCGTGACCCTGATCCGCGCGCTGCGGGAGGCGTCGGTGACCCTCAGCGCGTCGCAACTGCTGGCCGAAGCGGACCGCCGCACGGGCGCGCTGCTCGTGCACGCCGCCCTGCCGGACGGGCCGCGCCGCGTGGCGAACCTGCGGCTCTTCCAGGGCCTGCTGCGCCAGTGGGCGCAGGAGGGCCTGCGGGACGTGGTGAGCGCCGCCGATCACCTCGCCCACCTCGAGCGGCTGGAGGCGCAGGCGCCCGAGGCGGTCAGTCCGCACCCGGACGCCGCGCAGCTGATGACCATCCACGGCAGCAAGGGCCTGGAATTCCCGGTGGTGATCGTCGCCGACGCGCTGCGCCAGGGCGGCGGGCCGGCCGGCGCGGTGCGTTTCGACGCGCAGCTCGGCGTGGCGCTGCGCCTGCCCCGCCTCGAGGAGGACCCGCCCGAGTGGACGGCCCTGGAAGCCGCGCAGAAGGAACGGGACACCAGTGAATCGGAACGGGTCGCGTACGTGGCCTTCACGCGCGCCGCGGACCTGCTGATCCTCAGCGTGCCGGGCGGCACCGGCCCGGCGGACCTGAAACGCCTCGAGGCCTTCCTGGGCCACCTGCCCGACGCGGGCGTGGCCCGCACCTACCTGTCCCCGGCGGACGTGCCCGCCCCGGTCCCACTGACCCTGCAGACGTCGGGCGGGCGACCACGGCTGGACGTCCGATCCGGCCCGGGCGTGGTGCTGCCCGGCACGCTGCCCGTCACCAGCCTGGGCACGTTCCTGAGCTGCCCGAGGGCCTTCGCGTACCGGCACGTCGAGGGCCGCGCGCCGCTGGTCACGCTGTGGAGCGCCCGGCACGACGCGGAAGCCACCAACCCCGAAGGGCGTCTCGCCGGGCGGCAGATCGGAGACGCCGTGCACCGCGCGCTCGAGCACGGCTGGACCGACACCGAGATGCGCGCGCACCTGGGGTACTTCGCCCCGCCCGACCTGCAGACCGTGACGACCCTCGTGCAGAACTTCCAGGGTGACGTGTACGCCGAGGTGAGGGGACGACCCTACCAGCGCGAGCGGCCCATCCAGGTGGACGTCGGCGGCGTCACCTTCGAGGGCATCGTGGACGCCTTCGACCCGGACGGGAAGCTGGTCCTCGACTACAAGACCGACCGTCACGTTCAGCCCGAACATCACCTGCCGCAACTGGCCCTGTACGCCCATCACCTCGGCGCGACCCGCGCCGCCCTGGCGTACCTGCGCCGCGACCACCTGCACGTGTTCGAGGAAACGGACCTTCAGCGCGGCCTGAGCCTCGTGCAGGACGCCGTCAGCCGCATGAAGGACACGGACTTCCCACCGACGCCCTCCGCCGCCTGCCGGTACTGCTCATTCCGCGGCGTCTGCGACGCTGCCCAGGAGACCCCATGA